The nucleotide window TTGCGCAACCGCTGGCGCCGGATGCAACTGCCCGAAGAGCTGCGCGTCGAAGTCACCCCCAAGAACATCCTGATGATCGGCCCGACCGGTGTCGGTAAAACCGAGATTGCCCGTCGCCTGGCCAAACTCGCCAACGCGCCGTTCATCAAAGTCGAAGCGACCAAATTCACCGAAGTGGGCTACGTCGGCCGCGACGTCGAATCGATCATTCGTGATCTGGCCGACGCCGCGATCAAGCTGCTGCGCGAACAGGAAATGACCAAGGTGCGCCACCGCGCCGAAGACGCCGCCGAAGAGCGCATCCTCGACGCTTTGCTGCCACCGGCACGCATGGGCTTCAGCAACGAGGATGCCGCACCGTCCCAGGATTCCAATACCCGTCAGCTGTTCCGCAAACGCCTGCGTGAAGGCCAGCTGGATGACAAGGAGATCGAAATCGAAGTGGCCGAAGTGACCGGCGTCGATATCTCCGCGCCACCGGGCATGGAAGAAATGACCAACCAGTTGCAGAGCCTGTTCGCCAACATGGGCAAGGGCAAGCGCAAAAACCGCAAGCTCAAGGTCAAGGAAGCGCTGAAACTGGTTCGCGACGAAGAAGCCGGTCGCCTGGTCAACGAAGAAGAATTGAAGGCCAAGGCCCTGGAAGCCGTCGAACAGCACGGCATCGTGTTCATCGATGAAATCGACAAGGTCGCCAAGCGTGGCAACTCCGGCGGCGTCGATGTTTCCCGTGAAGGCGTGCAGCGCGACTTGCTGCCGCTGATCGAAGGCTGCACCGTCAACACCAAGCTGGGCATGGTCAAGACCGACCACATCCTGTTCATCGCCTCCGGTGCGTTCCATCTGAGCAAGCCGAGCGATCTGGTGCCCGAGCTGCAAGGTCGCCTGCCGATTCGAGTCGAACTCAAGGCCCTGAGTCCGGAAGATTTCGAGCGCATCCTCAGCGAGCCGCATGCATCGCTCACCGAGCAGTATTGTGCATTGCTGAAAACCGAAGGCCTGCTCATCGAATTCCTGCCGGACGGCATCAAGCGTCTCGCCGAGATCGCCTGGCAGGTCAACGAGAAGACCGAAAACATCGGCGCCCGTCGCCTGCACACCCTGCTCGAGCGTCTGCTCGAAGAGGTGTCGTTCAGCGCCGGCGATCTGGCCAGCACCCACGAGGACAAGCCGATCCTGATCGACGCCGACTACGTCAACAGCCACCTGGGCGAATTGGCGCAGAACGAAGACCTGTCCCGTTATATCCTGTAGGTCTCAATCTGTGTGAGCGGGCTTCTGTGGCGAGGGAGCTTGCTCCCGCTGGGTCGCGAAGCCGCCCCAAAAGTCAGTGAATGCGGTCTACCAGACAGACCACATTCACCGAATTTACGGCTGCTGCGCAGCCGAGCGGGAGCAAGCTCCCTCGCCACAGGTCACCCGTCGACACAGGGCCTTCATACAGACGGAAGATCGGCCCCATGACGACCCAACTCCCCACCGACATCAAACTGCACAAAGCCTCGAAAACCCTGACGCTCAAATACGCGTCCGGCGAGGAATATCACCTGCCCGCCGAGTTCCTTCGCGTGCACTCTCCTTCCGCCGAGGTCCAGGGCCATGGCAAACCTATCCTGCAATTTGGCAAGATCGGCGTAGGCCTGAGCAAAGTTGAACCGGCGGGTCAGTACGCACTGAAATTGACCTTCGACGACGGCCACGACAGCGGCCTGTTCACTTGGGAATATCTGTACCAGCTGGCCGTGCGCCAAGAAGATCTCTGGAGTGATTATCTTGCGGAACTCAAAGCGGCTGGAAAGACCCGTGACCCGAATGAATCCATCGTCAAGCTGATGCTCTAGGTCAGGCCTCGGGGTATTTAGAGGGCATTTTCTAATTCCATCTGTTTGAATGCTTGGCTGCCGGGCCAACGATTGGCCCGCTTGCGAAAAAAATTAAACTCGGGTAACCAATGGAGCTGGCAAGTTCCGTGCATTTGTAGCTATGCGCAATTAACGGTCACCCGAGCAGTAGTACCTGGCGTTTGCTGTGTGACTACACAGCTGGGCTCAGGTACTCGCCTCAGGACAATGGAGCGTCGTAGATGAGTAACAAGCAAAACGATGACCTGAAATTCCAGGCTTCAGAAAATACCTTGGGACTGAATCCTGTTGTTGGGCTGCGTAGAAAGGATCTACTGGGTTCCGCTCGAATGGTGCTGACCCAGGCCATCAGGCAACCCATCCACAGTGCCAGACACGTCGCCCATTTCGGCATCGAACTCAAGAACGTGCTGCTCGGAAAATCCGAGCTCCGACCGCAAAGCGATGACCGTCGCTTCCTCGACCCGGCCTGGAGTCAGAACCCGCTCTACAAACGTTATTTGCAAACTTATCTGGCATGGCGCAAGGAACTTCACGCCTGGATCGATGACAGCAACCTCTCGCCCAAGGACGTCGCTCGCGGGCATTTCGTGGTCAATCTGATGACCGAAGCCATGGCCCCGACCAACACGGCGGCCAACCCGGCGGCAGTCAAACGCTTCTTCGAAACCGGTGGGAAAAGCCTGCTCGATGGCCTCTCCCACCTGGCCAAGGACCTGGTACACAACGGCGGCATGCCAAGCCAGGTCAACATGGGCGCATTCGAAGTCGGCAAGAGCCTGGGCGTGACCGAAGGCGCGGTGGTCTTTCGCAACGACGTGCTGGAGCTGATCCAGTACCGGCCGATCACCGAGCAAGTGCATGAGCGCCCACTGCTGGTGGTGCCGCCGCAGATCAACAAGTTCTATGTTTTCGACCTGAGCCCGGACAAGAGCCTGGCGCGTTTCTGCCTGCGCAACAACGTGCAGACGTTCATCGTCAGCTGGCGCAACCCGACCAAGGAGCAACGCGAGTGGGGTCTGTCGACCTACATCGAAGCGCTCAAGGAAGCAGTCGACGTGGTCACTGCGATCACCGGCAGTAAAGATGTGAACATGCTCGGTGCATGCTCCGGCGGCATCACCTGCACCGCCCTGCTGGGTCACTACGCAGCGATCGGCGAGAAGAAGGTCAACGCCCTGACGCTGCTGGTCAGCGTGCTCGACACCACCCTCGACAGCGACGTGGCCCTGTTCGTCGACGAGCAAACCCTCGAAGCCGCCAAGCGCCATTCCTACCAGGCCGGTGTGCTGGAAGGTCGCGACATGGCGAGAGTCTTCGCCTGGATGCGCCCCAACGACCTGATCTGGAACTACTGGGTCAACAACTACCTGTTGGGCAACGAGCCACCGGTTTTCGACATTCTGTTCTGGAACAACGACACCACCCGGTTGCCGGCGGCGTTCCACGGCGACCTGATCGAGATGTTCAAAAACAACCCATTGATCCGCCCCGATGCACTGGAAGTGTGCGGCACACCGATCGACCTCAAGCAGGTGACTGCCGACATCTTTTCCCTGGCCGGCACCAACGATCACATCACCCCGTGGAAGTCCTGCTACAAATCCGCGCAGCTGTTCGGTGGCAAGGTAGAGTTCGTGCTGTCCAGCAGCGGGCATATCCAGAGCATCCTGAACCCGCCGGGCAATCCGAAAGCGCGCTACATGACCAGCACCGAGATGCCGGTCAAGGCCGAGGACTGGATGGAAAACTCCACCAAGCACACCGACTCCTGGTGGTTGCATTGGCAGGCGTGGCAGGCCGAGCGTTCGGGCAAACTGAAGAAATCCCCCGCCAGCCTTGGCAACAAGGCCTATCCCGCAGGTGAGGCGTCGCCGGGCACTTACGTGCATGAACGTTGAGCTTCCAATAACTCGCAGTCCGCGGCACTGGGAGGTGCCGCGATCTCAATCAATCACCCTTGAGGCCAGCCTCGAATATTCTGCGACGGCCCGGGACGGCTGGATCAGCGTTTAAAACCTACAGGGCTTCGTGCATGCCGCAACCGTTCATATTTCGTACCGTCAACCTGGATGGCCAGACCCTCCGCACCGCGGTACGCCCCGGCAAGCCTCACTTGACGCCCTTGCTGATTTTCAACGGCATCGGTGCCAACCTGGAGCTGATATTTCCGTTCGTCCAGGCGCTGGATCCGGACCTGGAAGTCATCGCCTTCGACGTACCCGGTGTCGGCGGCTCATCGACTCCCAACCGCCCGTATCGATTCTCGGGTCTGGCGAAACTCACGGCGCGAATGCTCGACTATCTCGATTACGGGCAGGTCAATGTCATCGGCGTGTCGTGGGGTGGCGCTCTGGCGCAGCAATTTGCCCATGACTATCCCGAGCGCTGCAAGAAGCTGGTGCTGGCGGCCACGGCTGCCGGCGCCGTGATGGTTCCGGGCAAGCCGAAAGTGCTGTGGATGATGGCCAGCCCACGGCGCTACGTCCAGCCATCCCATGTGATCCGCATCGCACCGATGATCTATGGCGGCTCGTTCCGTCGCGATCCGACCCTGGCTGCCAGTCATGCCGCCAGGGTCCGTTCGGCAGGCAAACTCGGCTACTACTGGCAGCTGTTCGCCGGCCTCGGTTGGACCAGCATTCACTGGCTGCACAAGATCCACCAACCCACTCTGGTGCTGGCCGGCGACGACGACCCACTGATCCCGCTGATCAATATGCGCATGCTGGCCTGGCGAATTCCCAACGCCCAACTGCACATCATCGACGACGGGCATCTGTTTCTGATTACCCGGGCCGAAGCGGTGGCACCGATCATCATGAAATTTCTCGAGGAGGAACGTCAGCGCGCAGTGATGCATCCGCACCCTGCGCCATCGGGTGGTTAACCGACTCCGGCTTTTATTTATGAAAAGGGGTCGGCAGGAGGCCAGGCCGCGCAACATCCCGCAACAGCGTCTATGGTGTTTTGTTCGGCGTGTCTGTTTTTGGCCTGATGACGAAGGAGTGTTGACTCATGCGCGACAAACCAGCGAAGGGCTCTTTGCCCACTCCCGCTGCATTCATCAACGCACAGAGTGCGGTTACCGGTCTGCGCGGCCGGGACTTGCTTTCGACCATGCGCAGCCTCGCCACCCACGGCCTGCGCAACCCGGTGTATACGGCCCGGCATGCCTTGAAGCTGGGCGGCCAACTGGGCCGCGTGCTGCTGGGTGAAACCCTGCACCCGATCAACCCGCAGGACAATCGCTTTGCCGATCCGGCGTGGAGCCTCAATCCTTTTTATCGCCGCAGCTTGCAGGCTTATCTGAGCTGGCAGAAAGAGGTCAAGAACTGGATCGACGAAAGCAACCTGAGCCCGGACGATCGCGCCCGCGCCCACTTTGCCTTTACCTTGATCAACGACGCCGTGGCACCGTCCAACACCTTGCTCAATCCGCTGGCGATCAAGGAGATATTCAACTCTGGCGGCCACAGTCTGGTGCGGGGTGTCGGCCATCTTCTCGACGACCTCCTGCACAACCACGGCCTGCCCAGGCAAGTCACCAAACAAGCATTCGAGGTGGGCAAAACGGTCGCCACCACCACCGGTTCCGTGGTGTTTCGCAATGAGCTGCTGGAGCTGATCCAGTACAAGCCAATGAGCGAAAAACAGTATGCCAAGCCGTTGCTGATCGTGCCGCCACAGATCAACAAGTTCTACATTTTCGACTTGAGCCCCAACAACAGCTTCGTCCAGTTCGCCCTTAAGAACGGCTTGCAGACGTTCATTATCAGCTGGCGCAATCCCGATGTGCGTCATCGCGAATGGGGGCTGTCGTCTTACGTCGAAGCCGCCGAAGAAGCGATGAATGTGTGCCGGGCGATCACCGGCGCTCGCGAGGTCAACCTGATGGGGGCCTGCGCCGGCGGGCTGACCATCGCCGCGCTGCAAGGGCATTTGCAGGCCAAGCGGCAGCTGCGGCGGGTGTCCAGCGCGACCTACCTGGTCAGCCTGCTCGACAGTCAGATAGACAGCCCCGCAACTCTTTTCGCCGACGAGCAGACACTGGAAGCGGCCAAGCGCCGCTCGTACCAGAAGGGCGTGCTGGAAGGTCGTGACATGGCCAGGGTTTTTGCCTGGATGCGCCCCAACGATTTGATCTGGAATTACTTCGTCAATAACTACCTGCTGGGCAAGGAGCCGGCGGCGTTCGACATCCTCTACTGGAACAACGACAACACGCGCCTGCCGGCAGCGTTTCATGGTGATCTGCTGGACTTTTTCAAGCACAACCCGCTGAGTCATCCGGGCGGGCTGGAAGTGTGCGGCACACCGATTGACCTGCAGAAAGTCACCGTCGACAGTTTCAGCGTGGCCGGCATCAACGATCACATCACCCCCTGGGATGCGGTGTATCGCTCGACATTGCTGCTGGGTGGCGAACGGCGCTTCGTGCTGTCCAACAGCGGTCATGTGCAGAGCATTCTCAACCCGCCCCACAATCCGAAAGCCAACTACGTCGAGAACCCGAAAATGAGCAGCGACCCGCGAGCCTGGTATTACGATGCCAAGCGCGCCGACGGCAGTTGGTGGACGCAATGGCTGGGCTGGATTCAGGAACGCTCTGGCGCACAACGCGAAACCCTGATGACCCTCGGCAACCAGAACTACCCACCGATGGAGGCAGCACCCGGTACTTACGTGCGCGTGCGCTGACGTTCAACAAACCACGGCCGGAAATGGCCGTGGACTGACTCGACCATTAAGAAGACTGGATGAAAACCCGCGACCGGATTCTCGAATGTGCCCTGCAGTTGTTCAATCAGAAGGGTGAACCGAACGTGTCCACCATGGAAGTTGCCAACGAAATGGGCATCAGCCCGGGCAACCTCTACTACCACTTCCACGGCAAGGAACCGTTGATTCTCGGGCTATTCGAGCGCTTCCAGGCCGAACTGACGCCCTTGCTCGATCCACCGTCCGATGTGGAATTGGCACCCGATGATTACTGGCTGTTCCTGCACCTGATCATCGAACGCCTGGCCCACTACCGGTTTCTGTTCCAGGACCTGTCGAACCTTGCCGGCCGCCTGCCGAAACTGGCCAAGGGGATCCGCAACCTGCTCAATGCATTGAAGCGCACTCTGGCTTCATTGCTGGCACAGTTGAAGGCTCAGGGTCAGCTGGTCAGTGACACCCAGGCGCTGGGACAACTGGTGGAGCAAATCACCATGACGTTGCTGTTCTCGCTGGACTATCAGCGGATTCTCGACCGTGAAGGTGAAGTGCGACTGGTGGTGTATCAGATCATGATGCTGGTGGCGCCGCACTTGCTGCCACCGGTGAAAGTCGCGACCGAGCGGTTGGCGTTGCAGTACCTGGAGGAGCACGACTAACCCTGTGGGAGCGGGCTTGCTCGCTCCCACATTGGATCAGTGGTGTTCTTTAGAATGTGTGTGCAAACAAAAACGCCCGACCTTTACAGGCCGGGCGCTTTTTTGAGTCCTGAAAATCAGGACTGACTGGTTGGCGCCGGAGCCGGCGCGGCAGTCGGGGTTACAGCAAGGGTCGGCGCAGTGCCGGAGTTTGCCGTACTGACCGGGGTTGCCGGCTTGGCGGCAGCCGCTGCCGGTTTCGGTGCAGCCACTTTCGGGGCTGCCGGCTTTTTCACTGCAGGCTTCTTCGCAGCAGCGGGTTTAGCCGCTGCGGTTTTAGCTGCAGGTTTGGCCGCCGGTTTAGCAGCAGGTTTAGCGGCCGCTTTGGCTGCAGGTTTCGCCGCGGCAGTTTTGGTCGCCGGTTTAGCGGCAGCCTTGGCCAATGGTTTGGCAGCGCTTTTGGCTGCAGGTTTGGCCGCCGCGGTTTTCGCCGCAACAGGCGCAACCTTGGCACCGGTGAGTTTTTCGATTTGCTTGGTCAACGTATCGACCTTGCTGTGCAGTGCTTTGACTTCATTGCGGCTCGGTACACCCAGGCGCGAAATGGCACTGTTCAGGCGCTTGTCAAAAGCCCCTTCCAGCTCATCCCACTTGCCCAGTGCGCGATCTTTCACGCCGCTGATGCGCGACTTGGCCGACGAAGCGGAGTCCTTGGCGGCATCGACTTTCTTGCCGACAGCACTCTTGGTGAGCTTCTCGGCCTTCTCGCCGTCCTTAACCAATGCATCGAAGAGCTTGCTACCGTCAGTGTCGATCTTCGAGTACACGCCTAAACCAGCCAGCCAGATCTTGCGGGAGTAGTCTTCGACCTTCCCGATCCACGAGCTGCCTTCTTTTTCAGTATTCTTTTTGCCAGCCATCCCGTTCTCCTTAAGATTTACGCGCGACACGTTCGAGCAATGCTGTCAGCTCATCGAGCTTAGCAGAGAGTGTCTCAACGTCATGTTTAGACGGAATGCCGATACGATTCAAGGCACTTGCGATGCGCGTATCGAAAGCCTTCTCGACTTTGTCGAGTTGAAGTTCAACTTTGCCTTTGAAAGTGCTCACTTCACTCTTGGCTTCATCGATCTCGGCATTGGCCGCTTCAAGCTTCTCAGTGACGACTTTTTTGCCTTTCTTTTCAACAGCTTGACCAGCCTTGATCAACTCTTGAACGTACTCGCTACCCTCTTGACCGACCTTGGTGTAAGCACCCAGGCCTGCCAGCCAGATCTTGCGGGCATACGATTTGACGTCGCTCGGAGCGTTAGTCTCGACGTCGACTTTTTTCTTCAAAATAACTTTGGCCATGGTGCACCTCACGCGCAGAAGGGTTGAGGAACTGCCCGCAAAGAGTCGGGCTCAGGCACAAAGTAGTGAGAATAATTAGAAACGGCACCCTAACAAGTGACATAAACCTTTGGGCACACCACAAACAAATGTGGGAGCGAGCCTGCTCGCGAAGAGGCAGGCACATTCAACATTGATGTCGACTGAAAGACCGCTTTCGCGAGCAGGCTCGCTCCCACAGGGATCGCATTTCGCAGAAAGAAGTGGATCAGGTCAGTGCTTTATCGAGAGCCCTTTCGATTTCCGATTTGATGGTGCCGCTCATGGCGGACATCAACAGGCCCAGTTCAACGTCGACCCTGATCGAGTCCTCGCCCACATGCACCGCGCCTTTCACACCGGAACGTCTGAGGTTCAGGGTGTCGCCGGACCACTGTGGCTCCAGGCCATATTGATCGGACAGTTTCTGCGCCAACTTGTCGGCCTTCTCGCGGGCCGCTTCCTTACCCAGGCCGTGGGCACGCTCAACACTAATACGGGCCATCGAATGACTCCTGCTTTATGAATACTTCCTGAAGCATCTTGACCGGTGCTGCGTCAAAACGTCCCGGTGGTTGCCTATCTTACCTTCAGCCTTGCCAAGACAAAGCAGGCCACCGGGATTAGAATGTCCCGCATTCTCTTTTGGTGACAGCGATATGACTGATCAGCGCAAAGGCAGCGATGCCGAACCCACCACTCACTTCGGCTTCAAAAACGTTCCGGAAAGCCAGAAAGCGGAAAAAGTCGCTGAGGTTTTTCACTCGGTAGCCGCCAAGTACGACCTGATGAACGACCTCCTGTCGGGCGGCATGCACCGTCTGTGGAAGCGTTTCGCGATCGAACTGTCGGGCGTGCGCCAGGGTAACCGCGTACTGGACATCGCCGGTGGCACTGGTGACCTGACCAAAAAGTTCTCGCACCTCGTTGGCCCGACTGGCCAGGTCGTTCTGGCCGACATCAACGAATCCATGCTCAGGGTCGGTCGTGACCGCCTGCTGGATCTGGGTGTGTCCGGCAACGTCGAATTCGTCCAGGCCGATGCTGAAAAGCTGCCGTTCCCGGACAACCACTTCGACTGCGTGACTATCGCTTTCGGCCTGCGCAACGTGACGCATAAAGAAGACGCCCTGCGCTCGATGCTGCGCGTGCTGAAACCGGGCGGCCGTTTGCTGGTGCTGGAATTCTCCAAACCGACCAACGCGCTGATGTCCAAAGCCTACGACGCCTATTCGTTCGCCTTCATGCCGCTGATGGGCAAGCTGATCACCAATGATTCGGAAAGCTATCGCTACCTGGCCGAATCGATCCGCATGCACCCGAACCAGGAAACCCTGAAGTCGATGATGGTCGAGGCCGGTTTCGACCGCGTGACTTACCACAACATGACCGCAGGCATCGTCGCCCTGCACCGCGGCATCAAGCCCTGATGTTGCAGGCCGGCCTGCTCGCCAGCGTTGAACTCGGTTTGAACCGGGTGCTGCGTCTCGACAGCACGGCACTGCCGCGGCTGGCGCATTTGAGTGGCAAGGTGATTGCCGTCGACTGCCGCAGCCCGACGTTGCAACTGTTCATCCTGCCCAGCGATGAAGGCCTGATGCTGGCGTCCCACTGGGAAACCGGCGCCGACTGCACCTTGCGCGCACCGGCCTCAAGCCTGCTGAAGCTGGCGACGAGCAAAGACAAGACGTCGGTCCTGCATACCCCGGAAGTCGAACTCGACGGCGACAGCGGCGTGCTGCTGGAACTGGCGGCGATCCTTCAGGACCTCGAGCTGGACTGGGAGTACGAACTCTCACGCTGGCTGGGTCCGGTGGCCACGCAACTGGTCGGCGGTCATCTACGCAGTCGCGCCCGCTGGTATCAACAAGGGTTCGCCAGCCTGAACCAGAACCTGGGCGAATACCTGGCCGAAGAATCGCGCGCCCTCGTCGGTCAGCGCGAAGCCGAAGCCCGTTTCAGTGAACTGGACCAGATCAAGCTCGATCTTGAACGACTCGAGGCGCGTTTCGAGCGCCTTTCCCGATCCCTCGACCCAAGCGATAACGCATGAAGCTGCTTGCCGTCCGCCGTTTGTTGCGCATCCAGCGCGTCGTGATCCGCTACCGCCTCGATGACCTGCTGTTCGCCCTGCCGCTGCCCTGGTTTCTGCTGGCGCTGCGCTATGCCTTGCCGTGGCGCTGGTTCCCGCGCAAGCCGCTGGACCTGAGCCGTGGCTCGCGACTGCGCCTGGCCTTGCAGGACCTGGGGCCGATTTTCATCAAGTTCGGCCAGATCCTCTCGACGCGCCGCGACCTGCTGCCCGAAGACATCGCCGATGAGCTGATGATGTTGCAGGACCGCGTGCCGCCGTTCGACTCGCAAGTGTCGGTCCGGCTGATCGAAGAGCAGCTCGGCAAAAAGATCAGCGAAGTTTTCTCCCGCTTCGACGTCGAACCGCTGGCCTCGGCCTCGGTGGCGCAAGTGCATGCCGCACAGTTGAAAACCGGTGAAGAAGTCGTCGTCAAAGTGATCCGCCCGGGCCTGAAACCGATCATTGCTCAGGATCTGGCATGGCTGTTTATCCTCGCCCGAGCAGCGGAAAAGCTCTCCGCCGACGCCCGCCTGCTGCACCCGGTGGACGTGGTCAGCGACTACGAAAAAACCATCTACGATGAACTCGACCTGCTGCGCGAGGCGGCCAACGCCAGTCAGTTGAAGCGTAACTTCGACGGTTCGCCGCTGCTTTATGTGCCGCAAGTCTATTGGGACTGGTGCCGGCCGAAAGTGCTGGTGATGGAGCGCATCTACGGGATTCAGGTCACCGACCTCGCGACCCTGGCCGACCAGCGCACCGACATGAAAATGCTCGCCGAGCGTGGCGTGGAGATCTTCTTCACCCAGGTGTTCCGCGACAGTTTCTTCCACGCCGACATGCACCCCGGCAACATCTTCGTCAGCACCGTGCAGCCATGGAGCCCGCAGTACATCGCCATCGACTGCGGCATCGTCGGCAGCCTGACCCCGGAAGACCAGGACTATCTGGCACGCAACCTGTTCGCGTTCTTCAAGCGTGATTACCGTCGCGTTGCGCAGTTGCACATCGATTCGGGCTGGGTGCCGGCGGAAACCAAACTCAACGAATTCGAAGCGGCGATCCGCACGGTGTGCGAGCCGATTTTCGAAAAACCGTTAAAAGATATTTCCTTCGGTCAGGTGCTGATGCGCCTGTTCCAGACCGCCCGCCGCTTCAACATGGAAGTGCAACCGCAGTTGGTATTGCTGCAAAAAACCCTGTTGAACATTGAAGGCCTGGGTCGTCAGCTGTACCCGGACCTCGATCTGTGGAACACCGCCCAGCCGTTCCTCGAACGCTGGATGCGCGAGCGCGTCAGCCCCAAAGCCTTGATCGGCAATGTGCAGAGCCAGTTCGAGCAGATCCCGCACCTGGCCAACATGGCCCGCGACCTGCTCGAGCGCATGTCCCAACCCCACGCCAACGCCCCGCCCCCCCCTTGGCACAAGCGCAAGGACGACTGGTTCCTGCGCCTGCTCGGCACCGCTCACCTGGCGGGTGGCACGATACTCGCAGCCGGTGGCCCGTTGCACGAACTGGGGCATTGGCCCGCCGGAATCATGGTGGCGGTCGGTTTGTATCTGGTCGTTCGCCGATAGCCAGAGCCCCCCCACGCTGGCACACTGTTTCAACGCCTGGGCTTAGCTATTGAAGTAGAGCCCGCTGTCGGAGTCGAAGATGAAAAACTGGCTGGACGAGATCAAGTGGGACGCCGATGGCCTGGTGCCGGCGATTGCCCAGGATCACAAGACCGGACGCGTCCTGATGATGGCCTGGATGAACCGCGAAGCACTGCAATTGACCGCCGCCGAGAACCGTGCCATTTACTGGTCACGTTCCCGTGGCAAGCTGTGGCGCAAGGGCGAAGAGTCCGGCCATGTTCAAACCCTGCATGAGATGCGCCTGGACTGTGACGCTGACGTGATCATCCTGATGGTCGAGCAGATCGGCGACATCGCCTGCCATACCGGCCGTCAGAGCTGCTTCTACCGCGTCTTCGAGAACGGCGACTGGAAAACCGTCGACCCGGTTCTGAAAGACCCGCACGCTATCTACTCCGCAGGACATACCCATGAGTGACACCCTGACCCGTCTGGCCCAGGTGCTGGAAGAGCGCAAAGGCGCCGCCGCCGACAGCTCGTATGTTGCCAGCCTGTACCACAAAGGCTTGAACAAGATTCTGGAAAAAGTCGGCGAAGAGTCGGTCGAAACCATCATTGCCGCCAAGGATGCCGCCATCAGCGGCGACTGCAGCGATGTGATCTACGAGACCGCCGATTTGTGGTTCCACAGCATGGTCATGCTCGCCCAACTGGGGCAGCATCCACAGGCTGTGCTCGATGAACTGGACCGTCGCTTCGGTCTGTCCGGACACGCCGAGAAAGCCTCTCGCCCGTCCGCCTGAACAACTATTTAGAGAGGAACGCAACATGGGCATTTTTGACTGGAAACACTGGGTCGTCATCCTGGTTGTCGTGGTGCTGGTGTTCGGCACCAAGAAACTGAAAAACCTCGGCACTGACGTCGGCGAGTCGATCAAGGGCTTTCGTAAAGCCATGAACGACGACGAGAAACCGGC belongs to Pseudomonas sp. B21-015 and includes:
- a CDS encoding phasin family protein, whose translation is MAKVILKKKVDVETNAPSDVKSYARKIWLAGLGAYTKVGQEGSEYVQELIKAGQAVEKKGKKVVTEKLEAANAEIDEAKSEVSTFKGKVELQLDKVEKAFDTRIASALNRIGIPSKHDVETLSAKLDELTALLERVARKS
- a CDS encoding polyhydroxyalkanoic acid system family protein — translated: MARISVERAHGLGKEAAREKADKLAQKLSDQYGLEPQWSGDTLNLRRSGVKGAVHVGEDSIRVDVELGLLMSAMSGTIKSEIERALDKALT
- the ubiE gene encoding bifunctional demethylmenaquinone methyltransferase/2-methoxy-6-polyprenyl-1,4-benzoquinol methylase UbiE gives rise to the protein MTDQRKGSDAEPTTHFGFKNVPESQKAEKVAEVFHSVAAKYDLMNDLLSGGMHRLWKRFAIELSGVRQGNRVLDIAGGTGDLTKKFSHLVGPTGQVVLADINESMLRVGRDRLLDLGVSGNVEFVQADAEKLPFPDNHFDCVTIAFGLRNVTHKEDALRSMLRVLKPGGRLLVLEFSKPTNALMSKAYDAYSFAFMPLMGKLITNDSESYRYLAESIRMHPNQETLKSMMVEAGFDRVTYHNMTAGIVALHRGIKP
- a CDS encoding SCP2 domain-containing protein, translated to MLQAGLLASVELGLNRVLRLDSTALPRLAHLSGKVIAVDCRSPTLQLFILPSDEGLMLASHWETGADCTLRAPASSLLKLATSKDKTSVLHTPEVELDGDSGVLLELAAILQDLELDWEYELSRWLGPVATQLVGGHLRSRARWYQQGFASLNQNLGEYLAEESRALVGQREAEARFSELDQIKLDLERLEARFERLSRSLDPSDNA
- the ubiB gene encoding ubiquinone biosynthesis regulatory protein kinase UbiB, with product MKLLAVRRLLRIQRVVIRYRLDDLLFALPLPWFLLALRYALPWRWFPRKPLDLSRGSRLRLALQDLGPIFIKFGQILSTRRDLLPEDIADELMMLQDRVPPFDSQVSVRLIEEQLGKKISEVFSRFDVEPLASASVAQVHAAQLKTGEEVVVKVIRPGLKPIIAQDLAWLFILARAAEKLSADARLLHPVDVVSDYEKTIYDELDLLREAANASQLKRNFDGSPLLYVPQVYWDWCRPKVLVMERIYGIQVTDLATLADQRTDMKMLAERGVEIFFTQVFRDSFFHADMHPGNIFVSTVQPWSPQYIAIDCGIVGSLTPEDQDYLARNLFAFFKRDYRRVAQLHIDSGWVPAETKLNEFEAAIRTVCEPIFEKPLKDISFGQVLMRLFQTARRFNMEVQPQLVLLQKTLLNIEGLGRQLYPDLDLWNTAQPFLERWMRERVSPKALIGNVQSQFEQIPHLANMARDLLERMSQPHANAPPPPWHKRKDDWFLRLLGTAHLAGGTILAAGGPLHELGHWPAGIMVAVGLYLVVRR
- the hisI gene encoding phosphoribosyl-AMP cyclohydrolase, encoding MKNWLDEIKWDADGLVPAIAQDHKTGRVLMMAWMNREALQLTAAENRAIYWSRSRGKLWRKGEESGHVQTLHEMRLDCDADVIILMVEQIGDIACHTGRQSCFYRVFENGDWKTVDPVLKDPHAIYSAGHTHE
- a CDS encoding phosphoribosyl-ATP diphosphatase, translating into MSDTLTRLAQVLEERKGAAADSSYVASLYHKGLNKILEKVGEESVETIIAAKDAAISGDCSDVIYETADLWFHSMVMLAQLGQHPQAVLDELDRRFGLSGHAEKASRPSA
- a CDS encoding twin-arginine translocase TatA/TatE family subunit — encoded protein: MGIFDWKHWVVILVVVVLVFGTKKLKNLGTDVGESIKGFRKAMNDDEKPADPTATPAQPVPPVQPQTTQSVNPPHTIDVQAQKVEEPIRKDS